The region TTTTGCCGATTGCATCCTGTCCGAAAGCCCGGTCATTACGGCGGCCTCATGCGAATTGGCACTGATCCAAGTTGCACGGGCGCGGGCCGCGGCAAGCGCGTTTGCTGGCAGTTCGGCCACAACAGGCGAAGGGTCAAAAATCAATCCGGGAAATGGTGCCTCGCGCTGTAGCCAATCAAATATTGCCGGACAAGAGCCACGATAATGCAAAGCGTAGCCGGAGAGCAGCATCCAGTCAAAATTTGATGCTGTGACCTGTTTGAGATCATCAATCGTTGCATGTCCTTCCGCACCATCACTAGCCAAAAATGTTCGCTCGCCCTGACGGTCGACCATCACCGTGCAGCAGCCTTGATCGCGTGCCATGTCCTGACTACGCAGGACCGGTATAGCCTCGGCGTCTAATGCGTTGCGAACGATTGAGGCAAATGGGCCCGTGCCAAGTGCGCCACCATAATACACGTCCATCCCGGCGCGTTTGGAGGCAATCATGGCGTTGAAGCCTCCACCTGGTTTTATAGCAAAGTCTCTAACAATTGCCTCTTCTCCAGCCTTTGGTACCGCGTCTACGCTGTAAACAAGGTCAACTACAACGCCCGATATCTGCAACAAGCCTGCTGTCATAGGCAAGACTCCTGTAAGTCAGCGGTTGTCGCCATGTTGTCACGTAGCTGTATGAGATCCCTGGCAATGGCTTTGAGCGGAAGGGAATTGACACTCAATATTGTCGGCAAAGCATGCTGTGGAAAGGCGGAAATCCCAGAACAGGCACCTGCCATTGCCCCGGCGATGGAACCAATTGTATCAGTGTCACCGCCAACATTCGCTGCCATGAGCGTCACTTTCCATGGGTCGCCACCCGCCAGGCTGACAAGACCGAAAGCGGTAGCGACAGACTCATATGTTTCAACGGATGTGCCGATTTGATTGGCAAAATCATTAGCGGAGACCTTTCGCTCTGCTGCCGCAAGAGCCGCCTCAATTCTTGAAGTCATATTACCTTCGCCGACCTGATGGCCGCGTTTCTGGCCTTCCTGCGCAGCCATCAGGGCGACACGCGTTGCCGCCTTATAGCTCGCCCCGTCAAGGCCGCAGCTGATTATCGCGGCCACAGCTGCGGCACCGGCTATGGCCTCGCCAGTATTGTGCGTCATCCGGCAAGCCAGTTCCACCTTATCAACAAAATGTGCAAGTGGTTCTATGGGTGTTGCAAGACCAATCGGCGCTATGCGCATGGCGGCCCCATTTGTGGTCCCGGCCTTTCCCATTTCCGTGATCGGCTTGCCTTCAAGCATTGCGTCAAGTGCGGCCTTTGTGGAAGGGCCGAGCAGATCGCGCAACCCACGGGCCCTTATATCCGCCTCCCATGCCAGAAGGTCCTGGGCCAATTGCCATTCATCAATCTGACCATTCCCGTCAATCAGGCGTCTGGCCAACAGCAGT is a window of Alphaproteobacteria bacterium LSUCC0684 DNA encoding:
- a CDS encoding PfkB family carbohydrate kinase; translated protein: MTAGLLQISGVVVDLVYSVDAVPKAGEEAIVRDFAIKPGGGFNAMIASKRAGMDVYYGGALGTGPFASIVRNALDAEAIPVLRSQDMARDQGCCTVMVDRQGERTFLASDGAEGHATIDDLKQVTASNFDWMLLSGYALHYRGSCPAIFDWLQREAPFPGLIFDPSPVVAELPANALAAARARATWISANSHEAAVMTGLSDRMQSAKELARNAPENGGAIVRDGKHGCIVATHEICISVPAFPVTPVDTNGAGDTHLGCFIARLARGDTPVAAAHYANVAAALSTTRPGPATAPFENEVITALGRQQQQNSTSRAEEELLPTQSQ
- a CDS encoding ADP-ribosylglycohydrolase family protein, encoding MATNASKFDHAYGTLAGLAIGDALGMPSQTLKPDEIRQHYGQITGFVAPFADHPVAHGLAAGQITDDTEQTLLLARRLIDGNGQIDEWQLAQDLLAWEADIRARGLRDLLGPSTKAALDAMLEGKPITEMGKAGTTNGAAMRIAPIGLATPIEPLAHFVDKVELACRMTHNTGEAIAGAAAVAAIISCGLDGASYKAATRVALMAAQEGQKRGHQVGEGNMTSRIEAALAAAERKVSANDFANQIGTSVETYESVATAFGLVSLAGGDPWKVTLMAANVGGDTDTIGSIAGAMAGACSGISAFPQHALPTILSVNSLPLKAIARDLIQLRDNMATTADLQESCL